The Paenibacillus sp. 481 DNA window TATACCTTGGATTTGACTTAACCCCGCCACGTCCTGCTTGGAAATTTGGCTGTAATAGACATTCAAATCGCTTACATTATGCTCTTTAAAGTAAACCTTCGTATATGTACTCAGATTATCGCTTAACGTGACTAGCCCCGCATAGAAAAAAGCGCCTACTGCGATCACCAACACAAACGCGATGAATTGCCCGCTCGACTGTTTGATATCCCTTAACAATTTTAAAAATAGCTTCATCATTACCACTCGATCCCTTCAACATTCTGTTTGTCATGATTCACCGTAACGCTTTCGATCATTCCGCTCTTTACCTTAATAATTTTATCCGCCATAGGAGCAATCGCGGAGTTATGTGTGACTAACACAACGCACTTCTTCGTTTCTTTGTTCAAATCTTGAAGGAGCTTTAGGACGGACTTGCCTGTAACATAATCTAAAGCTCCGGTAGGTTCATCGCAGAGCAATAGTAGCGGATTTTTGGCAACAGCTCGCGCGATTGCAACACGTTGTTGTTCTCCTCCAGAAAGTTGGGAAGGGAAGTTCCTGATACGGTCCTGTAACCCAACCTTATACAAAATTTCTTTGGCATCCAGATGGTTTTTACATACTTCCGTCGCAAACTCAACATTTTCTAGCGCATTTAAATTCGGAATTAGATTATAAAATTGAAATACAAAACCAACCTTCTCACCGCGATATTCGGTTAATTTTTTTTCATTAAACGTTGTGATCTCTTGATTGCCAACAAGCACTTGACCTGTAGTAGCCGTGTCCATACCGCCAAGGATATTCAAGATTGTACTTTTACCGGCACCACTAGCACCCAGAACAACGACGAATTCCCCCTCTGATATGGAAAAATCAACACCAGCAAGCGCCTTGATTGTCACTTCTCCTATTTTGTATTCTTTTGTTACGTTTTTGAATTCGATCAGTTTATTCACTTCTTACATCTCCTCGCAGGGTATTTTTTGAATATGGTTTGACTTTAGCCAGTTTCCCGGGGAGCTGGCTTTCTTA harbors:
- a CDS encoding ABC transporter ATP-binding protein, with the protein product MNKLIEFKNVTKEYKIGEVTIKALAGVDFSISEGEFVVVLGASGAGKSTILNILGGMDTATTGQVLVGNQEITTFNEKKLTEYRGEKVGFVFQFYNLIPNLNALENVEFATEVCKNHLDAKEILYKVGLQDRIRNFPSQLSGGEQQRVAIARAVAKNPLLLLCDEPTGALDYVTGKSVLKLLQDLNKETKKCVVLVTHNSAIAPMADKIIKVKSGMIESVTVNHDKQNVEGIEW